TAACTACTTAAGCGGCTTTACTGAAGCCCCTTCTTACCATGAGCTTTCCGTTGCGCCCTTTGCGATCCGACGTGATTTGGTGTACTGGATTGAAAAAGAGATCGAGCGACATGAAAAACATGGCGACGGCTGGATTGTCATGAAAGTAAATTCTATTACAGACAAAGAATTGATCGTAAAGCTGTACGAGGCTTCTTGTGCAGGCGTTCGTATCGATCTCATCGTGCGGGGCATTTGCTGTTTACGCCCTGGTATTCCTAATGTCAGCGAAAATATTCGCGTGATTAGCATCGTCGGGCGTTTCCTCGAACACACACGCATTTTCTATTTTCACCAAGGTGGACAGGAGAGACTGTTTTTGTCATCGGCCGATATGATGACAAGGAATATGGAAAAACGTGTCGAGATTATGTTCCCTCTTTACGATGAGGCAATAAGAAAAGAAATGCGGGCATGCCTTGACCTTATGCTTTCCGATAATGTAAAGAGCCGTTTTCAAGATCAGGAAGGCAATTACCACCGTGTCCCTGTAGAGGCAGACGATCCTTTAATCAACAGCCAGATCGCCTTGTTTCAGCGCGCCATCGAAGCTGTACGGCAAGAAACAGACGAGTAAAATAAAAAAAGTGAGGCGCTGACTGGAGTCGCCTCACTTTTTGCTATTTCGCTTTATCATAAATGAAATAAAAAATAATCGTACGGCCAGACCAAGATCGAACGTAGCGATGGCGACGAGAAGCATGGTTGGGAAAGACCAAAGGCCGCTCACTTCAGCACTTTGACTGGCAAAAATGATAAACAAAATTCCCATTACAAGGTAGACAAAGCCAGATATTTGAGGAGTGAACAATCGCCTCATGTTCAAAAGCCTCCAAACAACAAAAGAATGACCGCATTCATGTTATTTTGAATCTCTTCATACATTTCCGGATAGAGTCGTTGCGCTGCGATTTGACCAACGACGACAATTAAGTTCATGAGACCATGGACAAGCATCGGAATGATAATTCGTTGCGTACGTACATAAAGAAAAGCAAACACAAACCCCATTGCCGTATAAATAAGCAAGTGCGTAAAATCCATATGCAGCACTGCAAAGGCCAGAGAGCTGACGATACCCGCAATAATAAAATTCGTCCGCTTATAAATGGAACCAAAGATGATTTTTCGGAAAATCAACTCTTCAAAGAATGGTGCAAAGAAAATCATGTACAGTACGAAGAGCGGTGCGGACGTGAAAATGTCCATTAGCATACTTGTATTTTCAGAGCCAGCAGGCAACTGTAAAACTTCTATCTCAATCAGAGCAGCGATATACTGGGCAGCGAGCGCCATAAACACACCAAGGAAAATCCAGACGAACGCTTCGCCTCCACTTGCACCTTTCTCACGCCGCCAAATGCCTTCTTTTCGCTCGCTTCGCAAAAGAAAGAGGACAATCAAGAATCCGATGACCGAGGTCGTAATTTGCCCATAAGCAATCGCAGGGGCTTCCGCAAAACCTGCCTGGAAATAGCCGAGCGCCACAAAACTTGCGCCAAATAGGACAAAAATATACGTTACAATAATCCCCCAATAGCTTTTTTTCATGTATGTACTCCTTTAATTTAAACTCACTTATTTGCTTTAGTCATTTTAACATACCCAACAAAAAAAAGACTTCATCAAAGCGTTTGAAACTTAGCATAAAATGGAAGAAGAGTAGAGAGGAGTCAGCCTGTTGACTAATGCTTTCAATCGTCGCCCGTATTTTAGCATAAGCCGAGGCTACACTGCGCCCAGACTGAAAAACGTTGTCAAGTCAAGAAGAAAAAAGGATTATGCAAAGGGATAAACAAAGGTAGATAAAGTCAAGCGTAGACGATGTCTACACTCTGAGAAGATTGTCGTTTTTTTTCTAGTGTTTTGGCTTGCAAAAAGGTTCCAGATTATTTAATATATGTGTTAGCACTCTATGTAGTTGAGTGCTAATAAAAGAGAAGAATCACATTTCAAGGAGGTTGTTTCACTTGTTAAAGCCGTTAGGTGATCGTATTATCATTGAACTTGTTGAGTCAGAAGAGGCTACTGCAAGCGGCATCGTGTTGCCAGACTCTGCAAAGGAGAAGCCTCAAGAAGGAAAAGTAGTTGCTGTAGGCTCTGGTCGAGTCCTAGATAACGGTGAACGCGTGGCTCTAGAAGTACAAGAAGGCAATCGCATCATCTTCTCAAAATATGCAGGGACAGAAGTAAAATACCAAGGCAGTGAGTACTTAATTGTAAGAGAAAGCGACATCCTTGCTGTCGTTGAGTAAGAATAAAACATACATGATTTAAATAAGACAAGCATGAATGCATGTGTATATGAATTTTTTACAATCTGAAGGAGGTACATTTCATGGCGAAAGATATTAAATTTAGCGAAGACGCTCGTCGTTCCATGCTTCGTGGTGTGGACGCACTTGCAGATGCAGTTAAAGTAACCCTCGGACCAAAAGGACGTAACGTAGTTCTTGAAAAGAAATTTGGTTCACCACTGATTACAAATGACGGTGTTACCATCGCTAAAGAAATCGAGCTTGAAGACGCTTTTGAAAACATGGGCGCAAAGCTCGTTGCTGAAGTTGCAAGCAAAACAAACGACGTCGCAGGTGACGGTACAACAACTGCGACCGTTCTAGCACAAGCGATGATCCGCGAAGGCTTGAAAAACGTCACATCCGGTGCGAACCCAATGGGCATTCGCCGCGGTATCGAGCGTGCAACAGAAGTTGCTGTTGAAGAACTAAAAAGCATCTCTAAGCCAATCGAAGGCAAAGAGTCAATCGCACAAGTTGCATCCATCTCTTCCGCAGACGAAGAAGTTGGTCAATTGATCGCAGAAGCGATGGAGCGCGTCGGAAACGATGGCGTCATCACAATCGAAGAGTCTAAAGGCTTCGCTACCGAGCTAGAAGTCGTCGAAGGTATGCAATTCGACCGCGGCTACGCATCTCCATACATGGTGACTGATCAAGACAAAATGGAAGCCGTACTTGAAGATCCATACATCCTCGTCACGGATAAAAAGATCTCTAGCATCCAAGAAGTTCTTCCATTGCTTGAGCAAGTCGTTCAGCAAAGCCGTCCAATCTTGATCATCGCTGAAGACGTTGAAGGCGAAGCGCTAGCAACACTTGTTGTCAACAAGCTACGCGGTACATTTAACGCAGTGGCCGTTAAAGCACCAGGCTTCGGTGACCGTCGTAAAGCCATGCTCGAAGACATCGCTGTCCTCACCGGCGCTGAAGTCATCACAGAAGACCTCGGTCTTGACTTGAAATCAGCTTCCATCGAGCAGCTTGGACGCGCATCAAAAGTGGTTGTTACAAAAGAAAACACAACCGTCGTTGAAGGTTCTGGTCAAGCCGACCAAATCTCCAGCCGCGTTGCCCAAATTCGTGCGCAAGTGGAAGAAACAACGTCCGAATTTGACAAAGAAAAACTACAAGAGCGCCTAGCGAAGCTTTCGGGCGGCGTTGCTGTCATCAAAGTCGGTGCCGCAACAGAAACAGAATTGAAAGAGCGCAAACTTCGCATCGAAGACGCCCTCAACTCAACACGCGCAGCCGTTGAAGAAGGCATCGTCTCCGGCGGAGGTACAGCCCTTGTCAACATTTACAACAAAGTGGCAGCAATCAGTGCAGAAGGAGACGTAGAAACAGGCGTCAAGATCGTCCTTCGCGCCCTCGAAGAGCCAGTACGTCAAATCGCCCACAACGCCGGCCTCGAAGGCTCTGTCGTCGTAGAACGCCTCAAAGGCGAAGACCTCGGCACAGGCTTCAACGCAGCCACAGGCGACTGGGTCAACATGATCGACGCTGGTATCGTTGACCCAACCAAAGTAACACGCTATGCCCTACAAAACGCAGCATCCGTATCAGCCATGTTCTTGACGACTGAAGCAGTCATCGCCGACAAGCCTGAAGAAAACGACGGCGGCGGCGCACCAGACATGGGCGGCATGGGTGGAATGGGCGGTATGGGCGGCATGATGTAATAGCCCCCAAAACCCCTTCACCATAGGATTTGAAAACGATTTGACTGGATTTTGACTGGTTTTTAAAATCGTCCACTAGATTTACAAGCCTCTCAGGAGTTTATAAACTTTTGTGAGGCTTTTTTTTATTCTTAAATTGTAAGAGGAGTATGTGGCAAAGGGATGGTTTTGTAATAATAGTTATTAAGTGACAGGAAGATTAATCTTAAAACTGAGTCTTCAAGTAAAGGGAGTTATCTGGAAGGGTTAGTTTCGAGATAAAGTGTGAAAATATGCTCTTATTTATGTTAATGGGGGTTAAATGTATTGCTTTATCGTATGATATAATACAAATAAGAATAACTTTGATTTAGGTGGTGGATTTATTATGCTTGAAAACAATGAACACTCAATTAAAAGAAAGTATGGTTGGGTTAATCAATGGGCTAGAATGACGGGCGAAAGAGCCAAAATAGATGCTAAAGTAAATAATACCTACATTGTTTATGCTACAAAAGACGGTTTAGTCAAAGAGTTCCCTAATGGTGAAGTAAAGCCATATATTGAAGAGGGACAGGAAAAATCAAATGAGCTCTAGTGACAAACCAATAATGTACGTCTTTGCAGGTAATAATGGAAGCGGGAAAAGCACAATACGAAATCTAATTATAGATAAGATTGGTATTGAGACGAATATAGATCCAGACGGCATTGCAAGACATTTAGATCTATCTAATCCGGAGTCCAAGAGGGCAGAAGCAGGCCGGTCAGCCATTAAACTAGCCAAAGATTGTATCAAAAGTAAGAGGAGTTTCTCTATAGAAACGACACTTTCAGGAAGGACATTTCTGCAAAGAATCAAAACAGCTCGAGAAAATGGTTTCGAAATAACGATGTTTTATCTTGGATT
This Litoribacterium kuwaitense DNA region includes the following protein-coding sequences:
- a CDS encoding DUF4305 domain-containing protein, whose translation is MRRLFTPQISGFVYLVMGILFIIFASQSAEVSGLWSFPTMLLVAIATFDLGLAVRLFFISFMIKRNSKK
- a CDS encoding CPBP family intramembrane glutamic endopeptidase; translation: MKKSYWGIIVTYIFVLFGASFVALGYFQAGFAEAPAIAYGQITTSVIGFLIVLFLLRSERKEGIWRREKGASGGEAFVWIFLGVFMALAAQYIAALIEIEVLQLPAGSENTSMLMDIFTSAPLFVLYMIFFAPFFEELIFRKIIFGSIYKRTNFIIAGIVSSLAFAVLHMDFTHLLIYTAMGFVFAFLYVRTQRIIIPMLVHGLMNLIVVVGQIAAQRLYPEMYEEIQNNMNAVILLLFGGF
- the groES gene encoding co-chaperone GroES; the encoded protein is MLKPLGDRIIIELVESEEATASGIVLPDSAKEKPQEGKVVAVGSGRVLDNGERVALEVQEGNRIIFSKYAGTEVKYQGSEYLIVRESDILAVVE
- the groL gene encoding chaperonin GroEL (60 kDa chaperone family; promotes refolding of misfolded polypeptides especially under stressful conditions; forms two stacked rings of heptamers to form a barrel-shaped 14mer; ends can be capped by GroES; misfolded proteins enter the barrel where they are refolded when GroES binds), whose protein sequence is MAKDIKFSEDARRSMLRGVDALADAVKVTLGPKGRNVVLEKKFGSPLITNDGVTIAKEIELEDAFENMGAKLVAEVASKTNDVAGDGTTTATVLAQAMIREGLKNVTSGANPMGIRRGIERATEVAVEELKSISKPIEGKESIAQVASISSADEEVGQLIAEAMERVGNDGVITIEESKGFATELEVVEGMQFDRGYASPYMVTDQDKMEAVLEDPYILVTDKKISSIQEVLPLLEQVVQQSRPILIIAEDVEGEALATLVVNKLRGTFNAVAVKAPGFGDRRKAMLEDIAVLTGAEVITEDLGLDLKSASIEQLGRASKVVVTKENTTVVEGSGQADQISSRVAQIRAQVEETTSEFDKEKLQERLAKLSGGVAVIKVGAATETELKERKLRIEDALNSTRAAVEEGIVSGGGTALVNIYNKVAAISAEGDVETGVKIVLRALEEPVRQIAHNAGLEGSVVVERLKGEDLGTGFNAATGDWVNMIDAGIVDPTKVTRYALQNAASVSAMFLTTEAVIADKPEENDGGGAPDMGGMGGMGGMGGMM
- a CDS encoding zeta toxin family protein, with the translated sequence MSSSDKPIMYVFAGNNGSGKSTIRNLIIDKIGIETNIDPDGIARHLDLSNPESKRAEAGRSAIKLAKDCIKSKRSFSIETTLSGRTFLQRIKTARENGFEITMFYLGLEDVQQNIERVALRVKNGGHHIPTEDILNRHVKSKENLIKNLPLIDNLVVMDNSNFNGEIVLEAYDNYIAYESSELPKWVLPIKEQLKR